From a region of the Drosophila ananassae strain 14024-0371.13 chromosome XL, ASM1763931v2, whole genome shotgun sequence genome:
- the LOC6502985 gene encoding CWF19-like protein 2 homolog — MSFIQFESAREKDKARQELRDARAEMLQQAKDRAELRNQRERQKELRGEGATWMLPAVAQKLEKSSSSSSSKKAKKKKKAEHKSKSKNKKSSRKKKKKRHSSSSSSDSSSDSESSSSSSSLSSEDEKERRRRKKKSKKKRQESNSEDEWVERTPAAEVPLQRDNWMTNEALLLKTFSKEQKQPTKPNEKLQQIDAYDPAKSGRELNPYWKSNGTGLPGFQKPQDDDDSGERGAKQHSNSGQSSSSRGWRKPSAKPPSPRRSKSVSESESSGEEPEPEKAPALPCLTDEQINELAGKAIKAELKGKKELAADLNQQLENARKARAEFLASGKSIPKASAKDPKKKSASEHVLLTKTDQSGNVRPLVHAGAQSSPNDLYGGSKGRKRSNKKVETHVDGQRVRYFADDDRYDIKQMFEREKHATAAESNLQYADILSKHKNPNDDLEDLFADKVRKQISPGDAEKRELQSAIKEHEKMAASLKNCERCFDSAKLDKQLLVSMGDKIYLSIPWYVGLQNGHCILTTLQHVSCCTQLDEDAWEELSNFRKALTRMFAARRQDVVFYEIANKLHRRPHLSVHCIPIPSSQGEMAPFYFKKAIEESEQEWCINKQLVSLRQKSLRAAIPKGLPYVWIHFGMDSGFAHVIEDQDRFPANFAQEIIGGMLELNPNSWRKPRKEQNPVGKVKSLAEMWKKYDCTEH, encoded by the exons ATGAGCTTCATACAGTTTGAGAGTGCCAGGGAAAAGGACAAAGCTCGCCAGGAACTTCGCGATGCCCGCGCTGAAATGCTCCAGCAGGCCAAGGACCGCGCTGAGCTTCGCAACCAGAGGGAGCGCCAGAAAGAACTGCGCGGCGAAGGGGCCACCTGGATGCTCCCAGCAGTGGCACAGAAACTGGAGAAATCTTCTTCCAGCTCCTCCtcgaaaaaggcaaaaaaaaaaaagaaggcagAGCACAAATCCAAATCTAAAAACAAGAAATCATCCaggaaaaagaagaaaaagcgtcacagtagcagcagcagcagcgataGTAGTAGCGATAGTGAGagttccagctccagctcttCCTTATCCAGTGAGGATGAAAAGGAACGCCGGCGACGTAAGAAAAAGTCAAAGAAGAAGCGCCAGGAAAGCAACAGCGAGGACGAGTGGGTGGAGAGGACTCCGGCCGCTGAGGTGCCTCTGCAACGCGACAACTGGATGACCAACGAGGCTCTCCTGCTGAAGACCTTTTCGAAGGAGCAGAAACAGCCAACGAAGCCGAACGAGAAACTCCAGCAAATAGATGCCTATGATCCGGCCAAAAGCGGACGTGAACTGAATCCTTATTGGAAGAGTAATGGCACGGGCCTGCCCGGCTTCCAGAAGCCACAGGACGATGACGACTCCGGGGAGCGGGGTGCAAAGCAGCACTCGAATTCTGGTCAGAGTTCCTCCTCTCGCGGATGGCGAAAGCCCTCTGCCAAGCCACCCTCGCCCAGGAGAAGCAAATCCGTGTCAGAAAGCGAGTCCTCTGGCGAGGAACCTGAACCGGAAAAAGCACCTGCTCTCCCCTGCTTGACCGATGAGCAGATCAACGAGTTGGCGGGAAAGGCCATCAAGGCGGAGCTCAAGGGCAAGAAGGAGCTGGCGGCTGATCTTAATCAGCAGCTGGAGAACGCACGCAAGGCGCGGGCCGAGTTCCTGGCGTCCGGCAAGTCCATACCGAAAGCCAGTGCCAAGGATCCGAAGAAGAAATCCGCATCCGAGCATGTTCTTCTCACCAAAACGGATCAGAGCGGTAACGTGCGGCCACTGGTGCACGCTGGGGCGCAGAGTAGCCCCAACGATCTGTATGGAGGAAGCAAGGGACGGAAACGCAGCAACAAGAAGGTGGAGACACATGTGGACGGCCAGAGGGTGCGCTACTTTGCCGATGACGACCGATATGACATTAAGCAAATG TTCGAGCGGGAAAAGCATGCCACTGCCGCCGAGTCCAACCTGCAGTACGCCGACATTCTGTCCAAGCACAAGAATCCCAATGACGATCTTGAGGACTTGTTTGCCGACAAAGTGCGCAAGCAAATCTCACCTGGCGACGCCGAGAAGAGGGAACTCCAGAGCGCCATCAAGGAACACGAGAAGATGGCGGCCAGCCTGAAGAACTGTGAGCGCTGCTTCGACTCCGCCAAGCTGGACAAGCAGCTGTTGGTCTCCATGGGCGACAAGATCTACCTAAGCATACCCTGGTATGTTGGCCTGCAGAATGGCCACTGCATCCTGACCACCTTGCAGCACGTGTCCTGCTGCACGCAACTAGACGAGGATGCCTGGGAGGAGCTGAGTAACTTCCGCAAAGCGCTAACCCGCATGTTTGCCGCCCGACGGCAGGACGTGGTGTTCTATGAGATTGCCAACAAGCTGCATCGCCGACCACATCTCAGTGTCCACTGCATCCCCATTCCCTCTAGTCAGGGAGAAATGGCTCCCTTCTATTTCAAGAAAGCCATCGAGGAGTCGGAACAGGAGTGGTGCATCAACAAGCAGCTGGTTTCCCTGCGCCAGAAGTCGCTGCGGGCAGCCATTCCCAAGGGTCTGCCCTATGTGTGGATCCACTTTGGCATGGACTCGGGCTTTGCCCACGTAATCGAAGATCAGGACCGTTTCCCCGCCAACTTTGCACAA GAAATAATTGGTGGAATGCTGGAACTGAATCCCAACTCCTGGCGCAAGCCACGAAAAGAACAGAATCCAGTTGGCAAGGTCAAGTCCCTTGCAGAAATGTGGAAGAAGTATGATTGCACTGAGcattaa
- the LOC6503124 gene encoding protein transport protein Sec61 gamma-2 subunit translates to MDKVVKFAEPGRAFAKDSIRLVKRCTKPDRKEFQKIAIATAIGFCIMGFIGFFVKLIHIPINNIIVGS, encoded by the coding sequence ATGGACAAGGTTGTTAAGTTCGCCGAGCCTGGACGCGCCTTCGCCAAGGACTCGATCCGTTTGGTGAAGCGTTGCACCAAGCCCGATCGCAAGGAGTTCCAGAAAATCGCCATTGCCACCGCAATCGGGTTCTGCATCATGGGATTCATCGGCTTCTTCGTCAAGCTGATACACATCCCCATCAACAACATCATCGTGGGCTCCTAG
- the LOC6503125 gene encoding actin-related protein 10 → MPIYESVMQEKPPIVLEIGTAYTKLGFAAEPSPRKIVRTEVVLTTTGCTKRLFDYDTTEQLYDQIVDFLQSLFFKNLLVSPKERKFVVVENTFGPTLFREKLARVLFVHFDASSVLFVPVHLMALSTLAVPTALVVDIGYSETSVMPVFSGVQIMSAFRDQSYGGRAVHAEIKRQLMETGVKESLLSEGVLEEIKVRTCFVTTFERAQEYAKGGEDLPKPPPAVEFIVRSDDPDDEEMIQVPGRLRETAFEVMFEASNERDSLPHLILRSILDCTVDVRKSLVESVFLIGGGSMHAGLLARLKHELQHLLVKDSFYKTRFHGDLQFKFFPAVGHQNFTAWLGGALCGATDHVQTRSLAKDTYLKNEHVPDWSNLCDNRPTGS, encoded by the exons ATGCCCATCTACGAAAGCGTTATGCAGGAGAAGCCTCCTATCGTTCTGGAAATTGGTACCGCCTACACAAA GCTGGGCTTTGCGGCCGAGCCGTCTCCGAGGAAGATCGTGCGCACAGAGGTTGTCCTGACCACGACGGGATGCACCAAGCGGCTGTTTGACTACGACACGACAGAGCAGCTCTACGACCAGATCGTCGATTTCCTCCAGTCCCTTTTCTTCAA GAACCTGCTGGTAAGTCCCAAAGAGCGCAAGTTCGTAGTGGTGGAGAACACTTTCGGCCCCACCCTGTTCAGGGAAAAGCTGGCGAGGGTTCTGTTCGTCCATTTTGATGCCTCCTCGGTGCTCTTCGTGCCCGTCCACCTGATGGCGCTCTCCACGCTGGCCGTGCCCACCGCCTTGGTTGTTGATATCGGCTACAGCGAAACTAGTGTCATGCCCGTCTTCAGCGGCGTACAAATCATGTCTGCCTTTAGGGACCAGAGCTACGGAGGCAGGGCCGTTCACGCGGAGATTAAGCGTCAGTTAATGGAGACGGGCGTCAAGGAGAGCCTGCTGTCGGAGGGCGTGCTGGAGGAGATCAAGGTGCGAACATGTTTTGTGACAACCTTCGAGCGGGCTCAGGAATATGCCAAGGGCGGCGAGGATCTGCCAAAGCCCCCGCCCGCCGTGGAGTTCATTGTCAGAAGCGATGACCCAGATGATGAGGAGATGATCCAGGTGCCTGGCCGCCTAAGGGAGACCGCCTTCGAGGTTATGTTCGAGGCCAGCAATGAGAGGGACAGCTTGCCCCATCTTATTCTTCGCTCCATTCTTGACTGCACTGTGGACGTGAGGAAATCTCTGGTCGAAAGTGTTTTCCTCATCGGTGGTGGCTCGATGCATGCCGGGCTCTTGGCTCGCCTGAAACACGAACTCCAGCACTTGCTGGTCAAAGACTCCTTCTACAAGACGCGCTTTCATGGGGACTTGCAGTTCAAGTTCTTCCCCGCCGTCGGGCATCAGAACTTTACGGCCTGGCTGGGCGGAGCCTTGTGCGGCGCCACGGACCATGTTCAGACCCGTTCCCTGGCCAAAGACACCTATCTGAAGAACGAGCACGTACCCGACTGGAGCAACCTATGCGATAATCGGCCAACAGGGTCCTAA